A window from Mustela erminea isolate mMusErm1 chromosome 17, mMusErm1.Pri, whole genome shotgun sequence encodes these proteins:
- the LOC116576734 gene encoding olfactory receptor 10K1, which yields MEQGNETLVREFVFLGFSSLAGLQRLLFIAFLPLYLFTLGTNAIIISTIVLDRALHTPMYFFLAVLSCSETCYTFVIVPKMLVDLLAQKKTISFLGCAIQMFTFLFLGCSHSFLLAAMGYDRYVAICNPLRYTELMGPRVCVGLVGAACACGFTIAQIITSMVFHLPFRSSNQLHHFFCDIAPVLKVASHHSSLSQLVIFTIGVFVLVIPLLLILVSYIRIISAILKIPSSTGRYKAFSTCASHLIVVTVHYGCASFIYLRPKSSYSSSQDTLISVSYTILTPLFNPMIYSLRNKEFKSALRRVMGQTSYPFN from the coding sequence ATGGAGCAGGGCAATGAGACCCTGGTGAGGGAGTTCGTCTTCCTTGGCTTCTCTTCTCTGGCTGGGCTGCAGCGGCTGCTCTTCATAGCCTTCCTGCCCCTCTACCTGTTCACCCTGGGCACCAATGCCATCATCATTTCCACCATCGTGCTGGACAGAGCCcttcacacccccatgtacttcttccttgccGTCCTCTCCTGCTCTGAGACCTGCTACACATTCGTCATTGTACCCAAGATGCTGGTGGACCTGCTGGCCCAGAAGAAGACCATCTCCTTCCTGGGTTGTGCCATCCAGATGTTCACCTTCCTCTTCCTTGGCTGTTCCCACTCCTTCCTACTGGCAGCCATGGGCTATGACCGCTACGTGGCCATCTGTAACCCTCTGCGCTACACGGAGCTCATGGGACCCCGGGTGTGTGTGGGACTAGTGGGCGCTGCCTGTGCCTGTGGCTTTACTATTGCACAGATTATCACCTCCATGGTATTTCACTTGCCCTTCCGTTCCTCCAACCAGCTCCATCATTTCTTCTGTGACATTGCCCCTGTCCTCAAGGTGGCATCCCACCACTCCAGCCTCAGTCAGTTGGTCATTTTCACGATTGGTGTATTCGTCTTGGTCATTCCCCTGCTACTTATCTTGGTCTCTTACATCCGCATCATTTCTGCCATTTTGAAGATCCCATCCTCCACCGGCAGGTACaaagccttctccacctgtgcCTCCCATCTCATTGTGGTAACTGTGCATTACGGCTGTGCCTCTTTCATCTACTTAAGGCCCAAGTCCAGCTACTCGTCAAGTCAGGACACCCTCATATCCGTGTCCTACACCATCCTCACTCCGCTGTTCAATCCGATGATCTACAGCCTGAGGAATAAGGAGTTCAAGTCAGCCCTTCGAAGGGTAATGGGCCAGACTTCATAtccttttaattaa